A window of Halovivax gelatinilyticus genomic DNA:
ACGAACATGAGGCCGTAGATAAGCGTGGTTCCCATGATCAATTCGTAATCCTGCGTGTTTATCGCCTGAATAATCAGCCGGCCCATCCCGTTGATCTGAAAGACCGTCTCGATGAGCACCGTTCCGCCGAGCGCCGTACTCAAGCCGAGGCCCACGATCGTTATCACGGGCGTCTGGGCCGGTCGAAACGCGTACTTTCGAACGATCTTCTTCTCCGAGACGCCGTAGGCTTCCATGAGTTCGACGTAGTCCTTCTGGAACGAGTCGACCATCGACGATCGTTCGATTCGCGTTATCTGGGCCATCTGGAGCGTTCCCAGCGCGATCATCGGCATGATCAGGTGTCTGAGCGATTCGTATATCACGTCCAGTTGCGTCTCGGCTCCTCTGATCGAATTGGGAGAGTCCCAGGGGAGCGGCAGCCCGGTGGCGGGCAACCAGCCCAGGTGGAACGCAAAGAGGATGAGCAAGACGAGTCCGATCCAGAAGTCCGGCGTACTTACGCCGATCAGCGAGACCACGCGCGAGCCGTGGTCGACGGGCTCGTTGCGCCGCTTCGCCGAGATAACGCCGAGCGGTACGGAGACGGCGATCGCGAATACGAACGCTGAGAGGACCAAAAAGAGCGTCACCGGGATCCGGTTCGCGATCACCGTCGTCACCGGCATGTCGTAGTAAATACTCCAGCCGAGGTCACCCTGGGCTATGCCAGCCAGATAGTTGAAGTACCGTTCGTGCAGCGGTTGGTCGAGTCCGTACCGGGCCTGGACCGCTTCGATCGTTTCTGGGGGAACGTCTTGACCAGCCAGCATCACTTCCACCGGATCGCCCGGAATCCGGTTCGTCAGGAAAAAGGTGATCGTAACGATTCCCAATACAACGGGGAACGCTTGTATCAGGCGCCAAAGAAGGTATTTTCCGTGTTTCATTTGATGGGGTTGTTAGTCACTCCGGGTCCGTCGCATGTTAAAGGCTACCGTATCCCCATAAACTTTCCTTCATCGATAGTGGTACTTCTCACAGATCTCTTTCTCCTCACAAAACACGATTGTCGGGCTTCTTTCGGCAATTTCCGATTTCGCACACCAAAATAACTCTGGTAGATTACATATCAAAAAGCCTGATTAATCTCGTCCGACGTCGCTCACGGGGACACCGAGTGAGGCGAGTGAATCGACTTCGGTGGCTGTATGTGGGATTCCCGTGTTTCGAGCTAACTTCAGGCGGTTCGACGGCGTGTGTTTGCCGTAACGCACACATTCTTGCCCGTCACTTCGGTACAGTGTGTATGTGTGCCACTAGCACTGACGTCTCGAATATCGACCGAACTGCGGGGATCTCGATCCCGGTCGGGGGCGAGACCGTTTCCGCGACGAGATACCGGCCGGCGGATGCGAGCGAGCCGTTGCCGGCGCTGTTGCTGTACTACCCGTATCGGAAAGACGACCATCTCGTCTACGGCGCGTACGCGCCCATCATCGAGTACCTCGCGGCGCACGGCTACGCGGTCGTTACGGCCGATATGGTCGGAACGGGAGCGTCGACGGGAACGAAGACGGAGACGGGTGACTACGAATCGGAGGGGGCCGAGGCGGTGGCGATCGTCGAGTGGCTCGCGGACAGATCCTGGTGTACCGGAAGTGTGGGGATGTTCGGTAAATCCTACGGTGGGAGCACGTGTCTCTCGGCGGCCGTTCACGATCCCGAGCCGCTGAAGGCGATCGTTCCGATCATGGCCGGTATTTCGACGTACGAAGAGGTCGCCTACCTCGGCGGGACGCTCAGCCCGTTCGAACGCGCCGGTCACTGGAACTCCCAGATGCTCGCGCTGCAGTCGTTACCCTCGAGCTATCGCGACCCGGACGGACAGTGGTCCGAGGCGTGGAAGGACCACCTCGCACAACTCGAGGAGGGTGACCCCTGGTTGTTCAACACGATGGATCACGACCTGAAAGACGAGTACTGGGACCGTCGGGAACTCCCGGTCGAGGACGTAACGGTCCCGACGTTCGCGGTGAGCGGCTGGCGCGATTACTTTCCCACCCCGACGCTTTCGTTCGCCGAGCGGATCGACGCACCCACGCGCGTACTGCTCGGTCCGTGGCGCCACGCCATGCCACACCGAGCCCGAGAGACGACGATCGACTTCCGGCCGCGGGTTCGAGCGTGGTTCGATCACTTCCTGAAAGACGAGCCGGTCGCGGAGTCCGATCAGATAGAGGACGTCCGTTCGTGGCCGAAGATCGCGTTCTGGACCGAGCGCGAGGGTGGCGGCGTCGTCGAGGGCGGGACCTGGCGCGCGACGGAGACGTGGCCGCCATCGGAACAGACGTTCACCGTTCGCGCGACGGAAACCGGTCTCACGCCGACGGAACTCGACGACGGCGAGCGCCTCGAAGTCGAGTACGATCACGATCACACCGTCGGCATGTACTCGCCCGACGACCGACCGTTTTCGGTGCCCGCCGACGTCGATCCGGACGACCGCCGCTCGCTTACGTTCGAATCCGACCCGTTCGAGGACCCGATCGAGCTCACCGGCTCACCGACGGCGACCGTCACGCTCACCTCGAGCGTCGAAGATCCGATGCTCGTCGTTCGACTGACCGACGTCGCCCCGGACGGAACCACGCGTCTCGTCTCTCACGGACGGCTCCGATTGAGTCACAGGGACGGGCACGACGAACGGCGACTGCTCGACCCGGGAACGGAGTACACGGTCGACCTCCGGTTGAAACCGAAGTCGCACGTCTTCGAGACCGGACACCGCCTCAGACTCGCGATCAGCGCCGGGTTCTTTCCGCTCGTTCATCCGACCGCGAGAGAGCCCGGGCGATACACCGTGCGTTCGTCGACCGACGCGCCAACATCGGTCCGATTCCCCGGTGTCGCCCACACCGACGGCGTCTCGTTTCCCGACGCGATCGAAATGGGCGACCCAGACGAGGAACTCGTGCCGGCGTCCTCGCCGTACACCACGTCGAAACGAGGGAGATGGGAAACGAGCCGCAATCAGTTGACCGACGAGGCGACCGTTCGGACGACGATGGCCCACGCGATGGAGCTTCCCCACGGCGGGACGATGTCGTTCGACCAGGAGATCGAGGCGACCGCCGAACCCGACGACCCGACCGCGTACGTCGTCACGTCGGAAACCGAAGCGACCGTCGATTACGGGGCACAGCGTGCTCGTTCGGAGGTGACCTGCCGATTGACGCCGGACGTAACGCACTACTCCGTGACGACCACGTTCGACGATCACCTCGTCTTTCACAGGACGTGGCGGCGATAGACGAACCGGATCGTCGGTACAGAGACGAACGAATTCGGACGCGTCCGTTCCTCGCCGTCTCGTCACACCGTCTCGCTGATGTAAATTATCTGTCTGAGTACACATTTCAACTAACCAAAATCGCGCCATACAGGCTACACAAACCTTAATAGCTGAAGGTGCATGGTAGTGATTGTCATGCAATTAGAAGATCTCCCACTCTCGCGACGCGAGTTCGTTCTCGCGACTGGTGCAACCTCGGCGATGCTCGCAGGGTGTATCGGTGGAAACGGGTCGGACGATGAACAGGTGCTTCGAGTCGGACTCGAGTCGGACCCCCGGACGATCGATCCGGTCAGACACCTGAGTACACCCGATCGACAGGTGCTCAACAACGTCTTCAACAACATCGTCGCGCTGGATAACGACCTCGCGTTCGCCCCCGAGCTGGCGGTGGACTTACCGGAGACCGAACAGGACGGCGCGCGGTGGATCGTCGAGATCGATTCGGACGCCGAGTTTCACAACGGCGAGCCGGTGACGTTCGAGGACGTCGAGTACTCGATGACCCAGCCGGTGGTCGAAGACCGCGGCGACGCGGGCGACTACAACATGATCGAGTCGATCGAGGAGGTCGACGAGCACACGATCCAGTTCGACCTGGAAGAGCCCTACGCGCGATTTATGCTCTCGCTGAACACGCTGGTGGTGCCCAAAGACGTCCGCGAGGAGAACAAGGGCGCAGAAGACGAGTGGGCCGAGAACATCATCGGCAGCGGGCCGTACAAGTTCGTCGAGTGGGACGAAGGCGAGCGGGTGTTACTCGAGAAGAACGAGGACTACTGGATGGATATCGACCCGGGACTCGACGAAGTGGAGATTCTCGAGATCGAGGAGGCCTCGACGCGGGTTACCACGCTCGAAACCGACGAAACCGATCTGATTCAGGAGGTGCCGACGGACTTACAGGAAACGGTCAACTCGATGGATCACTCCTCGATGGAAATCGTCCAGGGTCTCAGGTGCAACTTCATCGCGTTCAACTGCATCGACGGGCCGACGGCCGATCCGCTCGTTCGCGAGGGAATCGACGCCTGTATCGACCTCGACAACGAGATCGACCTGCAGATCGGCGACGGAGGCGAACGAATGTTTTCGCCCATCCCATCCAGCCTCGCCGAAGAGTGGGATCTTCCCGTCGACGAGTGGGCGGAGATTCCCGCAGAAAAGGACCACGATCGAGCGGCCGAACTGTTAGACGAGGGCGGATTGGACCCCGATTACGAGCTGGACATCCTGGTGTCGGGCGACGACACGCTGGCGGTCTCGCTGGCGAACGAGATCGAAGCCGCCGGCTACTCGGCGAACGTCCAGAACTTAGAGTGGGGGACGTTCATCAGCACGTTCAACTCCGGCGACGCCGACGACATGAACATCTACTTCCTCGGGCTGTCGGGAGCGCCCGATCCCGGCGCGTTCATCAACACGCTCTACCACCCGAGCCGCGAGGGCGCCGACAACGGCCACTACTACCGCGACGACGAGTTGCTAGAGTGGATGGAGGGCGCCGACGCGACCGCCGACGAGGACGAACGCCGAGAGCTGTTCATCGACTCGGTCACGCGCGTCCTCGAAGAACGCGTCCACCTGCCGACGTACGAACAGATGGAAGCGTGGGGCGTCGCCGACCACGTCAACGACTTCCAACTCAACCCGCGGCCGTCGATCAACCCCCGGTTGACCAGCGAGTGGAACAACGTCGGTATCGACCGATAAGAACGAGCGTCGATTTCCCTCGGAACCGTCTGTTCTCCGTACCAGTTACAGCGGTTCCCAGCCGTGATCGGAGCCGTTCAACCGCTCCGATCCGTCGTCCGTGACGAGAACGATGTCTTCGACCCTGATTCCCCACTCCTCTGGCTCGTAAATCGCCGGCTCGACGGTCAACACCATTCCCTCCTCGAGTTCTAACCGATTGCCACCGTCCATGTACGAGCCGGACATGAGGTACGGCGGTTCGTG
This region includes:
- a CDS encoding CocE/NonD family hydrolase, encoding MCATSTDVSNIDRTAGISIPVGGETVSATRYRPADASEPLPALLLYYPYRKDDHLVYGAYAPIIEYLAAHGYAVVTADMVGTGASTGTKTETGDYESEGAEAVAIVEWLADRSWCTGSVGMFGKSYGGSTCLSAAVHDPEPLKAIVPIMAGISTYEEVAYLGGTLSPFERAGHWNSQMLALQSLPSSYRDPDGQWSEAWKDHLAQLEEGDPWLFNTMDHDLKDEYWDRRELPVEDVTVPTFAVSGWRDYFPTPTLSFAERIDAPTRVLLGPWRHAMPHRARETTIDFRPRVRAWFDHFLKDEPVAESDQIEDVRSWPKIAFWTEREGGGVVEGGTWRATETWPPSEQTFTVRATETGLTPTELDDGERLEVEYDHDHTVGMYSPDDRPFSVPADVDPDDRRSLTFESDPFEDPIELTGSPTATVTLTSSVEDPMLVVRLTDVAPDGTTRLVSHGRLRLSHRDGHDERRLLDPGTEYTVDLRLKPKSHVFETGHRLRLAISAGFFPLVHPTAREPGRYTVRSSTDAPTSVRFPGVAHTDGVSFPDAIEMGDPDEELVPASSPYTTSKRGRWETSRNQLTDEATVRTTMAHAMELPHGGTMSFDQEIEATAEPDDPTAYVVTSETEATVDYGAQRARSEVTCRLTPDVTHYSVTTTFDDHLVFHRTWRR
- a CDS encoding ABC transporter permease; this encodes MKHGKYLLWRLIQAFPVVLGIVTITFFLTNRIPGDPVEVMLAGQDVPPETIEAVQARYGLDQPLHERYFNYLAGIAQGDLGWSIYYDMPVTTVIANRIPVTLFLVLSAFVFAIAVSVPLGVISAKRRNEPVDHGSRVVSLIGVSTPDFWIGLVLLILFAFHLGWLPATGLPLPWDSPNSIRGAETQLDVIYESLRHLIMPMIALGTLQMAQITRIERSSMVDSFQKDYVELMEAYGVSEKKIVRKYAFRPAQTPVITIVGLGLSTALGGTVLIETVFQINGMGRLIIQAINTQDYELIMGTTLIYGLMFVVGTILTDLAYSYIDPRVTYGDDA
- a CDS encoding ABC transporter substrate-binding protein — protein: MQLEDLPLSRREFVLATGATSAMLAGCIGGNGSDDEQVLRVGLESDPRTIDPVRHLSTPDRQVLNNVFNNIVALDNDLAFAPELAVDLPETEQDGARWIVEIDSDAEFHNGEPVTFEDVEYSMTQPVVEDRGDAGDYNMIESIEEVDEHTIQFDLEEPYARFMLSLNTLVVPKDVREENKGAEDEWAENIIGSGPYKFVEWDEGERVLLEKNEDYWMDIDPGLDEVEILEIEEASTRVTTLETDETDLIQEVPTDLQETVNSMDHSSMEIVQGLRCNFIAFNCIDGPTADPLVREGIDACIDLDNEIDLQIGDGGERMFSPIPSSLAEEWDLPVDEWAEIPAEKDHDRAAELLDEGGLDPDYELDILVSGDDTLAVSLANEIEAAGYSANVQNLEWGTFISTFNSGDADDMNIYFLGLSGAPDPGAFINTLYHPSREGADNGHYYRDDELLEWMEGADATADEDERRELFIDSVTRVLEERVHLPTYEQMEAWGVADHVNDFQLNPRPSINPRLTSEWNNVGIDR